A genomic stretch from Streptomyces venezuelae ATCC 10712 includes:
- a CDS encoding dihydroorotase, which yields MSKTLIRGAQVLGGDVQDVLIDGETIAEVGTGLSAEGATVIEADGQILLPGLVDLHTHLREPGREDSETVLTGTRAAASGGFTAVFAMANTHPVADTAGVVEQVYRLGKESGYCDVQPIGAVTVGLEGKKLAELGAMHDSAAGVTVFSDDGKCVDDAVIMRRALEYVKAFGGVVAQHAQEPRLTEGAQMNEGVVSAELGLGGWPAVAEESIIARDVLLAEHVGSRVHICHLSTAGSVEIVRWAKSRGIDVTAEVTPHHLLLTDELVRSYNPVYKVNPPLRTEKDVLALREALADGTIDIVATDHAPHPHEDKDCEWAAAAMGMVGLETALSVVQQTMVETGLLDWAGVADRMSFAPARIGRATGHGRPVSAGEPANLTLVDPAYRGVVDPADFASRSRNTPYEGRELPGRVTHTFLRGRATVVDGKLA from the coding sequence ATGAGCAAGACCCTGATCCGCGGTGCGCAGGTGCTGGGTGGCGACGTCCAGGACGTCCTGATCGACGGCGAGACCATCGCGGAGGTCGGCACCGGCCTGTCCGCCGAGGGCGCCACCGTGATCGAGGCCGACGGCCAGATCCTGCTGCCCGGCCTCGTCGACCTCCACACCCATCTGCGCGAGCCCGGCCGCGAGGACTCCGAGACCGTCCTCACCGGCACCCGGGCCGCCGCCTCCGGCGGCTTCACGGCCGTCTTCGCCATGGCCAACACCCACCCGGTCGCCGACACCGCCGGTGTTGTCGAGCAGGTCTACCGGCTCGGCAAGGAGTCCGGCTACTGCGACGTGCAGCCCATCGGCGCCGTCACCGTCGGCCTGGAGGGCAAGAAGCTCGCCGAGCTCGGCGCCATGCACGACTCCGCCGCCGGCGTCACCGTCTTCTCCGACGACGGCAAGTGCGTCGACGACGCCGTGATCATGCGCCGCGCCCTGGAGTACGTGAAGGCCTTCGGCGGCGTCGTCGCCCAGCACGCCCAGGAGCCCCGCCTCACCGAGGGCGCCCAGATGAACGAGGGCGTCGTCTCCGCGGAGCTGGGCCTCGGCGGCTGGCCCGCCGTCGCCGAGGAGTCGATCATCGCCCGCGACGTCCTCCTCGCCGAGCACGTCGGCTCCCGCGTCCACATCTGCCACCTCTCCACCGCCGGCTCCGTCGAGATCGTCCGCTGGGCCAAGTCCCGCGGCATCGACGTCACCGCCGAGGTCACCCCCCACCACCTCCTCCTCACCGACGAGCTGGTCCGCTCGTACAACCCGGTCTACAAGGTCAACCCGCCGCTGCGCACCGAGAAGGACGTCCTGGCGCTCCGCGAGGCGCTGGCCGACGGCACGATCGACATCGTCGCCACCGACCACGCCCCGCACCCGCACGAGGACAAGGACTGCGAGTGGGCCGCCGCCGCCATGGGCATGGTCGGCCTGGAGACCGCGCTCTCCGTCGTCCAGCAGACGATGGTCGAGACCGGCCTCCTCGACTGGGCCGGCGTCGCCGACCGGATGTCCTTCGCGCCCGCCCGCATCGGCCGGGCCACCGGCCACGGACGCCCCGTCTCGGCTGGTGAGCCCGCGAACCTGACGCTGGTTGATCCGGCTTACCGTGGTGTCGTGGACCCCGCGGACTTCGCCTCCCGCAGCCGGAACACCCCCTACGAGGGGCGTGAGCTGCCGGGACGCGTCACCCACACCTTCCTGCGGGGCCGGGCAACGGTCGTGGACGGGAAGCTGGCGTGA
- a CDS encoding aspartate carbamoyltransferase catalytic subunit, which produces MMRHLISAADLTRDDAVQILDTAEEMARVADRPIKKLPTLRGRTICNLFFEDSTRTRISFEAAEKRLSADVINFAAKGSSVSKGESLKDTAQTLEAMGVDAVVIRHGASGAPFRLATSGWIDAPVINAGDGTHQHPTQALLDAFTMRRRLVGRDAGLGQDLAGKRITLVGDVLHSRVARSNVDLLHTLGAEVTLVAPPTLVPVGVETWPCEVSYDLDRVLPKSDAVMMLRVQRERMNAAFFPTEREYSRRYGLDGERMAKMPEHAIVMHPGPMVRGMEITAEVADSDRCTAVEQVANGVSVRMAVLYLLLGGNDSDSAVTHTRTEENK; this is translated from the coding sequence ATGATGCGTCACCTCATCTCGGCCGCCGACCTCACCCGCGACGACGCCGTCCAGATCCTCGACACCGCCGAGGAGATGGCCCGGGTGGCCGACCGGCCCATCAAGAAGCTGCCGACGCTGCGCGGCCGGACCATCTGCAACCTCTTCTTCGAGGACTCCACCCGGACCCGGATCTCCTTCGAGGCCGCCGAGAAGCGCCTCTCCGCCGACGTGATCAACTTCGCGGCCAAGGGCTCCAGCGTCTCCAAGGGCGAGTCCCTCAAGGACACCGCGCAGACCCTGGAGGCCATGGGCGTCGACGCGGTCGTCATCCGCCACGGCGCCTCCGGGGCCCCGTTCCGCCTGGCCACCTCCGGCTGGATCGACGCCCCCGTCATCAACGCCGGCGACGGCACCCACCAGCACCCCACCCAGGCCCTCCTGGACGCCTTCACCATGCGCCGCCGCCTGGTCGGCCGGGACGCCGGGCTCGGCCAGGACCTCGCGGGCAAGCGGATCACGCTCGTCGGCGACGTGCTGCACAGCCGGGTCGCCCGCTCCAACGTCGACCTGCTGCACACCCTCGGCGCCGAGGTCACCCTGGTGGCACCGCCGACCCTGGTCCCGGTCGGCGTGGAGACCTGGCCCTGCGAGGTCTCGTACGACCTCGACCGCGTGCTGCCGAAGTCCGACGCGGTCATGATGCTGCGTGTGCAGCGAGAGCGGATGAACGCCGCCTTCTTCCCCACCGAGCGCGAGTACTCGCGCCGGTACGGGCTGGACGGCGAGCGGATGGCGAAGATGCCCGAGCACGCCATCGTCATGCACCCCGGCCCCATGGTCCGCGGCATGGAGATCACCGCCGAGGTCGCCGACTCCGACCGCTGCACGGCCGTCGAGCAGGTCGCCAACGGCGTCTCCGTCCGGATGGCGGTCCTCTACCTGCTCCTGGGCGGCAACGACTCCGACTCCGCCGTCACCCACACCCGTACCGAGGAGAACAAGTAA
- the pyrR gene encoding bifunctional pyr operon transcriptional regulator/uracil phosphoribosyltransferase PyrR, protein MDTQQQYGDDARPVLEAPDIARVLTRIAHEIVERAKGADDVVLLGIPTRGVFLARRLAEKLESITGTKIPVGSLDITMYRDDLRMKPARAIGRTEIPGDGIDGRLVVLVDDVLFSGRTIRAALDALGDIGRPRAVQLAVLVDRGHRELPIRADYVGKNLPTSLRETVKVQLAEEDGRDTVLLGARPSA, encoded by the coding sequence ATGGACACCCAGCAGCAGTACGGCGACGACGCGCGGCCCGTTCTCGAGGCCCCGGACATCGCGCGGGTCCTCACCCGCATCGCACACGAGATCGTCGAGCGCGCCAAGGGCGCAGACGACGTGGTTCTCCTCGGCATTCCCACACGCGGTGTCTTCCTCGCCCGCCGGCTCGCCGAGAAGCTCGAATCGATCACCGGCACCAAGATCCCGGTCGGCTCCCTCGACATCACGATGTACCGGGACGACCTGCGGATGAAGCCGGCCCGTGCCATCGGCCGCACCGAGATCCCCGGTGACGGCATCGACGGCCGCCTCGTCGTCCTCGTCGACGACGTCCTCTTCTCCGGCCGCACCATCCGCGCCGCCCTCGACGCCCTCGGCGACATCGGCCGCCCCCGCGCGGTCCAGCTCGCCGTCCTCGTCGACCGCGGCCACCGCGAGCTTCCGATCCGCGCCGACTACGTCGGCAAGAACCTCCCCACGTCGCTGCGGGAGACGGTCAAGGTCCAGCTCGCCGAGGAGGACGGTCGCGACACCGTCCTGCTCGGCGCCCGGCCCTCCGCCTAG
- the bldD gene encoding transcriptional regulator BldD — translation MSSEYAKQLGAKLRAIRTQQGLSLHGVEEKSQGRWKAVVVGSYERGDRAVTVQRLAELADFYGVPVQELLPGTTPGGAAEPPPKLVLDLERLAHVPQEKAGPLQRYAATIQSQRGDYNGKVLSIRQDDLRTLAVIYDQSPSVLTEQLISWGVLDADARRAVAHEEN, via the coding sequence ATGTCCAGCGAATACGCAAAGCAGCTCGGGGCCAAACTCCGTGCCATCCGCACCCAGCAGGGTCTCTCGCTCCACGGGGTGGAGGAGAAGTCCCAGGGCCGCTGGAAGGCCGTGGTGGTCGGTTCCTACGAGCGCGGCGACCGCGCGGTGACCGTGCAGCGTCTTGCCGAGCTGGCCGACTTCTACGGGGTGCCGGTGCAGGAGCTCCTGCCGGGCACGACTCCGGGCGGGGCCGCCGAGCCGCCGCCGAAGCTCGTCCTTGACCTGGAGCGCCTCGCGCACGTCCCCCAGGAGAAGGCGGGCCCGCTCCAGCGCTACGCGGCGACGATCCAGTCGCAGCGCGGCGACTACAACGGCAAGGTGCTGTCGATCCGTCAGGACGACCTGCGCACCCTGGCCGTGATCTACGACCAGTCGCCCTCGGTCCTCACCGAGCAGCTGATCAGCTGGGGCGTCCTCGACGCGGACGCGCGCCGCGCCGTCGCCCACGAGGAGAACTGA
- the nusB gene encoding transcription antitermination factor NusB, whose amino-acid sequence MAARSKARKRAFQILFEADQRGASVQQVLADQVRLARSDDRQPPVSDFTMQLVEGYAAHVARIDELIATYAVDWDLDRMPVADRNIVRLGAYEVIWEDGTPDAVAIDEAVQLAKEFSTDESPTFVNGLLARFKDLKPRLRRDADV is encoded by the coding sequence GTGGCCGCTCGGAGCAAGGCCCGCAAGCGCGCCTTCCAGATCCTCTTCGAGGCCGACCAGCGCGGTGCCTCCGTCCAGCAGGTGCTCGCGGACCAGGTCCGGCTCGCGCGGTCCGACGACCGCCAGCCCCCGGTCAGCGACTTCACCATGCAGCTGGTCGAGGGGTACGCGGCCCACGTGGCGCGGATCGACGAGCTCATCGCGACCTACGCGGTGGACTGGGACCTCGACCGGATGCCCGTCGCCGACCGGAACATCGTGCGCCTCGGCGCCTACGAGGTGATCTGGGAGGACGGCACGCCGGACGCGGTCGCGATCGACGAGGCGGTGCAGCTCGCCAAGGAGTTCTCCACGGACGAGTCCCCGACCTTCGTCAACGGTCTGCTGGCGCGCTTCAAGGACCTGAAGCCGCGTCTGCGCCGGGACGCGGACGTCTGA
- the efp gene encoding elongation factor P encodes MASTNDLKNGMVLKLEGGQLWSVVEFQHVKPGKGPAFVRTKLKNVLSGKVVDKTFNAGVKVETATIDRREMQFSYMDGEYFVFMDMETYDQLMVDRKAVGDAANFLIEGFTAQVAQHEGSVLYVELPAAVELTIEHTDPGVQGDRSTGGTKPARLETGHEIQVPLFVTTGEKVKVDTRDSSYLGRVNS; translated from the coding sequence GTGGCTTCCACGAACGACCTCAAGAACGGCATGGTGCTCAAGCTCGAAGGCGGCCAGCTCTGGTCCGTCGTCGAGTTCCAGCACGTCAAGCCCGGCAAGGGCCCGGCCTTCGTGCGCACCAAGCTCAAGAACGTGCTGTCCGGCAAGGTCGTCGACAAGACCTTCAACGCCGGTGTGAAGGTCGAGACGGCCACCATCGACCGCCGCGAGATGCAGTTCTCCTACATGGACGGCGAGTACTTCGTCTTCATGGACATGGAGACCTACGACCAGCTGATGGTCGACCGCAAGGCCGTCGGCGACGCCGCCAACTTCCTCATCGAGGGCTTCACCGCCCAGGTCGCGCAGCACGAGGGCTCGGTGCTCTACGTCGAGCTCCCGGCCGCCGTCGAGCTGACGATCGAGCACACCGACCCGGGCGTCCAGGGTGACCGCTCCACCGGTGGCACCAAGCCCGCCCGCCTGGAGACCGGCCACGAGATCCAGGTCCCGCTCTTCGTCACCACCGGTGAGAAGGTCAAGGTCGACACCCGCGACAGCAGCTACCTCGGCCGGGTGAACAGCTAA
- a CDS encoding aminopeptidase P family protein: MSEVYADRRVRLRDRCAAAGSSAALVSRPANVRYLAGGSPPGAVLLVGPEPDADVLLCPVAPGGEPADGRLDEALRRQVVPTGGGDPAVAAVDLARRAGADALAVEEHDLTVARHRAMGSVAPGLRLADLACAVEQLRIVKDEDEIACLRIAAEIADQALGELLESILVGRTERHLALELERRLVDHGADGAAFPTSVATGPHSGRRGHRPSDRRVEEGDFLSVCLGADYRGYRCEIGRTFVIGTTPADWQIELYELVFAAQRAGREALAPGAEYRDVDRAARQILESAGHAEAAVPLTGHGVGLEIDEDPQLSPSAMGKLDACVPVTVEPGVHLPGRGGVRIDDTLVVRQEADGGPELLTITTKELLAL; this comes from the coding sequence ATGTCAGAGGTGTATGCGGACCGCCGGGTACGGCTGCGCGACCGCTGCGCGGCCGCCGGCAGCTCGGCGGCCCTGGTCTCCCGCCCCGCCAACGTCCGCTATCTCGCGGGCGGTTCGCCCCCGGGCGCCGTTCTCCTCGTCGGGCCCGAGCCCGACGCGGACGTGCTGCTCTGCCCGGTCGCCCCCGGCGGCGAGCCGGCCGACGGACGGCTCGACGAAGCGCTCCGCCGCCAGGTCGTGCCCACCGGTGGCGGCGATCCGGCCGTCGCCGCCGTCGACCTCGCCCGTCGCGCGGGCGCCGACGCGCTCGCCGTCGAGGAGCACGACCTGACCGTGGCCCGGCACCGCGCCATGGGCTCCGTCGCGCCCGGACTGCGCCTCGCCGACCTCGCCTGCGCCGTCGAGCAGCTCAGGATCGTCAAGGACGAGGACGAGATCGCCTGTCTCCGGATCGCCGCGGAGATCGCCGACCAGGCGCTCGGCGAGCTCTTGGAGTCGATCCTGGTGGGGCGGACCGAGCGCCACCTCGCCCTGGAGCTGGAGCGGCGGCTCGTCGACCACGGCGCCGACGGGGCGGCCTTCCCGACCTCCGTGGCGACCGGCCCGCACTCCGGCCGCCGCGGCCACCGGCCCAGCGACCGCCGGGTCGAGGAGGGGGATTTCCTCTCCGTCTGCCTCGGCGCCGACTACCGCGGCTACCGGTGCGAGATCGGCCGCACCTTCGTGATCGGTACCACCCCCGCCGACTGGCAGATCGAGCTGTACGAGCTCGTCTTCGCCGCTCAGCGGGCCGGACGGGAGGCCCTCGCGCCGGGCGCGGAGTACCGCGACGTGGACCGGGCGGCCCGCCAGATCCTGGAGTCCGCGGGCCACGCGGAGGCCGCCGTACCGCTCACCGGGCACGGGGTCGGGCTCGAAATCGACGAGGACCCGCAGCTCTCACCCTCGGCCATGGGTAAACTGGACGCTTGTGTGCCGGTCACCGTCGAACCGGGGGTCCACCTCCCGGGCCGGGGCGGAGTCCGGATCGATGACACGCTCGTCGTGCGCCAGGAGGCGGACGGCGGACCCGAGCTACTCACCATCACGACCAAGGAGCTGCTCGCGCTGTAG
- a CDS encoding AAA family ATPase → MQHAVGGPLPPPERPGQAPGHAPGQGAGQGVGTGQGPGVGSGTAPGHGAGVGPAPAFAPVPGAVPGPGSGPGPVPGAVVGSGPGSHPGAAAGTGQGSHPVPPPPAGAPYPGAGDGARLGVHPTVPTGAPRPPHPAQPPAPGWSAPGAVPPSGGPQHPGGPSSHRADPTGHVPLPPVSAPLAPAVEHGAGTGAATLAVLLIGPAGAGKTTVARHWAQRRRVPTAHISLDDVREWVCSGFADPQSGWNEHSEAQYRLARRTCGFAARNFLANGISCIVDDAVFPDRPVVGLGGWKRHVGPGLLPVVLLPGLEIVLERNAERSGNRRLSDEEVAAIHGRMAGWYGSGLPIIDNSTYDVETTARVLDDVLARAIASPPTW, encoded by the coding sequence ATGCAGCACGCAGTGGGGGGCCCGCTGCCACCGCCCGAACGACCGGGCCAGGCGCCGGGACATGCGCCCGGCCAGGGGGCCGGCCAGGGGGTCGGCACGGGGCAGGGGCCCGGTGTCGGCTCGGGTACGGCTCCGGGGCACGGGGCCGGCGTCGGGCCCGCGCCCGCCTTCGCTCCCGTTCCGGGTGCCGTTCCCGGCCCCGGCTCTGGCCCCGGCCCCGTTCCCGGTGCCGTCGTCGGCTCGGGCCCGGGGTCCCATCCCGGTGCCGCCGCCGGCACGGGCCAGGGGTCCCATCCCGTACCGCCGCCTCCGGCCGGGGCGCCGTACCCGGGGGCGGGCGACGGAGCGCGGCTCGGGGTGCACCCCACCGTGCCGACCGGGGCCCCCAGGCCCCCGCACCCCGCGCAGCCGCCCGCGCCCGGCTGGAGCGCGCCCGGCGCCGTGCCGCCGTCCGGCGGGCCGCAGCATCCCGGCGGGCCTTCCTCGCACCGCGCGGACCCCACCGGGCACGTGCCGCTGCCGCCCGTGAGCGCGCCCCTCGCGCCCGCCGTGGAGCACGGCGCGGGAACCGGCGCGGCGACCCTCGCCGTGCTGCTCATCGGCCCCGCCGGGGCGGGCAAGACGACCGTGGCCCGGCACTGGGCGCAGCGCCGCCGGGTGCCCACCGCGCACATCAGCCTCGACGACGTGCGCGAATGGGTCTGCTCCGGTTTCGCCGACCCGCAGTCCGGCTGGAACGAGCACTCCGAGGCGCAGTACCGGCTCGCCCGCCGCACCTGCGGCTTCGCCGCGCGCAACTTCCTCGCCAACGGCATCTCCTGCATCGTCGACGACGCCGTCTTCCCCGACCGGCCCGTCGTCGGTCTCGGCGGCTGGAAGCGCCATGTGGGCCCCGGTCTGCTGCCCGTGGTGCTGCTGCCCGGCCTGGAGATCGTCCTGGAGCGCAACGCCGAGCGCAGCGGCAACCGGCGCCTCTCGGACGAGGAGGTCGCCGCCATCCACGGCCGGATGGCCGGCTGGTACGGCTCCGGGCTGCCGATCATCGACAACTCCACGTACGACGTCGAGACCACCGCCCGGGTCCTCGACGACGTCCTGGCCCGCGCGATAGCCAGCCCGCCGACCTGGTGA
- the aroQ gene encoding type II 3-dehydroquinate dehydratase, with product MTEPRPVLVLNGPNLGRLGSREPDIYGATSYKGLVESCRSLGAELGFDVEVRETNDEGEMIRWLHEAADRSIPVVINPGAFTHYSYGMRDAAAQRTAPMIEVHISNPYAREEFRHTSVVAAVATGTVAGFGIGSYRLALRALAEEVTG from the coding sequence GTGACCGAGCCCCGCCCCGTCCTGGTGCTCAACGGCCCCAACCTGGGCCGGCTCGGCTCCCGCGAGCCCGACATCTACGGCGCCACCTCCTACAAGGGGCTCGTCGAGTCCTGCAGGTCCCTCGGCGCGGAGCTCGGCTTCGACGTCGAGGTGCGGGAGACGAACGACGAGGGCGAGATGATCCGCTGGCTGCACGAGGCCGCGGACCGCTCGATCCCCGTGGTGATCAACCCGGGCGCGTTCACGCACTACTCGTACGGGATGCGCGACGCGGCCGCCCAGCGGACCGCGCCGATGATCGAGGTGCACATCTCGAACCCGTACGCCCGGGAGGAGTTCCGGCACACCTCGGTCGTCGCGGCCGTGGCGACCGGGACGGTCGCCGGCTTCGGCATCGGTTCCTACCGGCTGGCCCTGCGGGCGCTCGCCGAAGAAGTCACCGGCTGA
- the aroB gene encoding 3-dehydroquinate synthase, which yields MTTDQEVTRIHVAGSAGTDPYEVLVGRQLLGELPALIGTQARRVAVIHPEALADTGEALRADLAEQGYEAVAIQVPNAEEAKTAEVAAYCWKALGQTGFTRSDVIVGVGGGATTDLAGFVAATWLRGVRWIAVPTTVLAMVDAAVGGKTGINTAEGKNLVGAFHPPAGVLCDLAALDSLPVHDYVSGLAEIIKAGFIVDPVILDLIEEDPQAARTPAGPHTAELLVRSIKVKAEVVSGDLKESGRREILNYGHTLAHAIEKNERYKWRHGAAVSVGMVFAAELGRLAGRLDDATADRHRAILESVGLPLSYRGDQWPKLLETMRVDKKSRGDLLRFIVLDGIGKPTVLEGPDPAVLIAAYGEVSA from the coding sequence ATGACGACGGACCAGGAAGTCACCCGCATCCACGTCGCGGGCAGCGCCGGCACGGATCCGTACGAGGTGCTGGTCGGACGGCAGCTGCTCGGTGAGCTCCCGGCGCTGATCGGCACCCAGGCCCGGCGGGTCGCCGTGATCCATCCGGAGGCGCTCGCCGACACCGGCGAGGCGCTCCGCGCCGACCTCGCCGAGCAGGGCTACGAGGCCGTCGCCATCCAGGTGCCGAACGCCGAGGAGGCCAAGACCGCCGAGGTCGCCGCCTACTGCTGGAAGGCGCTCGGCCAGACCGGCTTCACCCGCAGCGACGTCATCGTGGGCGTCGGCGGCGGCGCCACCACCGACCTGGCCGGTTTCGTCGCCGCGACCTGGCTGCGGGGCGTCCGCTGGATCGCCGTCCCCACCACCGTCCTCGCCATGGTCGACGCGGCCGTCGGCGGCAAGACCGGCATCAACACCGCCGAGGGCAAGAACCTCGTCGGCGCCTTCCACCCGCCCGCCGGCGTCCTCTGCGACCTCGCGGCCCTCGACTCGCTGCCGGTGCACGACTACGTCAGCGGGCTCGCGGAGATCATCAAGGCCGGCTTCATCGTCGACCCGGTGATCCTCGACCTCATCGAGGAGGACCCGCAGGCCGCCCGCACCCCGGCCGGCCCGCACACCGCCGAGCTGCTCGTCCGCTCGATCAAGGTCAAGGCCGAGGTCGTCTCCGGGGACCTCAAGGAGTCCGGCCGCCGCGAGATCCTCAACTACGGTCACACCCTCGCCCACGCCATCGAGAAGAACGAGCGGTACAAGTGGCGCCACGGCGCCGCCGTCTCCGTCGGCATGGTCTTCGCCGCCGAGCTCGGCCGGCTCGCCGGCCGTCTCGACGACGCCACCGCCGACCGGCACCGCGCGATCCTGGAGTCCGTCGGCCTGCCGCTCAGCTACCGCGGCGACCAGTGGCCCAAGCTCCTGGAGACCATGCGGGTGGACAAGAAGTCCCGCGGCGACCTGCTCCGCTTCATCGTCCTCGACGGCATCGGCAAGCCGACCGTCCTCGAGGGCCCCGACCCGGCGGTCCTGATCGCGGCGTACGGCGAGGTGTCCGCGTGA
- a CDS encoding shikimate kinase: protein MTAGPLVVLVGPMGSGKSTVGALLAERLGAPYRDTDADIVAAEGREISDIFVEDGEEHFRALERDAVAAAVAEHEGVLALGGGAVLDAGTRALLAGRPVAYLSMDVDEAVRRVGLNTARPLLAVNPRRQWRELMEARRHLYTEVARAVVTTDDRTPEEVADAVLAALDLKKDA, encoded by the coding sequence GTGACCGCCGGCCCGCTGGTCGTCCTCGTCGGACCCATGGGCTCCGGCAAGTCCACGGTGGGCGCGCTCCTGGCCGAACGGCTCGGCGCGCCCTACCGGGACACCGACGCCGACATCGTCGCCGCCGAGGGACGCGAGATCTCCGACATCTTCGTCGAGGACGGCGAGGAGCACTTCCGCGCCCTGGAGCGGGACGCCGTCGCCGCGGCCGTCGCCGAGCACGAGGGCGTCCTCGCCCTCGGCGGCGGCGCCGTCCTCGACGCAGGCACCCGCGCCCTGCTCGCCGGGCGCCCCGTCGCGTACCTCTCCATGGACGTCGACGAAGCGGTCCGGCGCGTCGGCCTCAACACCGCGCGCCCGCTGCTCGCCGTCAACCCGCGCCGGCAGTGGCGCGAGCTGATGGAGGCGCGCCGCCATCTGTACACCGAAGTCGCCCGGGCCGTCGTCACCACCGACGACCGCACCCCCGAAGAGGTCGCGGACGCGGTCCTCGCGGCACTGGACCTGAAGAAGGACGCATGA
- the aroC gene encoding chorismate synthase → MSRLRWLTAGESHGPALVATLEGLPAGVPVTTELVADHLARRRLGYGRGARMKFEQDEITFLGGVRHGLSLGSPIAVMVGNTEWPKWEKVMSADPVDPSELKETGRNAPLTRPRPGHADLAGMQKYGFDEARPILERASARETAARVALGAIARSFLKETAGIEIVSHVVELAAAKAPYGVYPTPADVEKLDADPVRCLDADASKAMVAEIDQAHKDGDTLGGVVEVLAYGVPVGLGSHVHWDRRLDARLAAALMGIQAIKGVEVGDGFELARVPGSKAHDEIVKTEDGLKRTSGRSGGTEGGLTTGELLRVRAAMKPIATVPRALATVDVATGEATQAHHQRSDVCAVPAAGIVAEAMVALVLADAVVEKFGGDSVPETRRNVRSYLENLRIR, encoded by the coding sequence TTGAGCAGGTTGCGTTGGCTGACCGCTGGGGAATCCCACGGACCCGCGCTGGTCGCGACCCTGGAGGGTCTTCCGGCCGGCGTCCCGGTCACCACAGAGCTGGTGGCGGACCACCTCGCGCGGCGACGCCTCGGCTATGGGCGCGGCGCCCGGATGAAGTTCGAGCAGGACGAGATCACCTTCCTGGGCGGAGTCCGGCACGGACTCTCCCTCGGTTCCCCGATCGCCGTCATGGTCGGCAACACCGAGTGGCCCAAGTGGGAGAAGGTCATGTCGGCCGACCCCGTCGACCCCTCCGAGCTCAAGGAGACCGGCCGCAACGCCCCGCTGACCCGGCCGCGTCCCGGCCACGCCGACCTCGCCGGCATGCAGAAGTACGGCTTCGACGAGGCCCGGCCGATCCTGGAGCGCGCCAGCGCCCGCGAGACCGCCGCCCGCGTCGCCCTCGGCGCGATCGCCCGCTCCTTCCTCAAGGAGACCGCGGGCATCGAGATCGTCTCCCACGTCGTCGAGCTGGCCGCCGCCAAGGCGCCGTACGGCGTCTACCCGACCCCCGCCGACGTCGAGAAGCTCGACGCCGACCCGGTCCGCTGCCTCGACGCCGACGCGTCGAAGGCGATGGTCGCCGAGATCGACCAGGCCCACAAGGACGGTGACACCCTCGGCGGCGTCGTCGAGGTCCTCGCGTACGGCGTGCCCGTCGGCCTCGGCTCCCACGTCCACTGGGACCGGCGCCTCGACGCGCGGCTCGCCGCCGCCCTCATGGGCATCCAGGCCATCAAGGGCGTCGAGGTCGGCGACGGCTTCGAGCTCGCCCGCGTGCCCGGCTCCAAGGCCCACGACGAGATCGTGAAGACCGAGGACGGCCTCAAGCGCACCTCCGGCCGCTCCGGCGGCACCGAGGGCGGCCTCACCACCGGCGAACTGCTCCGGGTCCGCGCCGCGATGAAGCCCATCGCGACCGTCCCGCGCGCCCTCGCCACCGTCGACGTCGCCACCGGCGAGGCCACCCAGGCCCACCACCAGCGCTCCGACGTCTGCGCCGTCCCGGCCGCCGGCATCGTCGCCGAGGCCATGGTCGCGCTCGTCCTCGCGGACGCCGTCGTCGAGAAGTTCGGCGGCGACAGCGTCCCGGAGACCCGCCGCAACGTCCGTTCGTACCTCGAGAACCTGCGCATCCGGTGA